From one Synechocystis sp. PCC 6803 substr. PCC-P genomic stretch:
- a CDS encoding sucrose-phosphate phosphatase yields MRQLLLISDLDNTWVGDQQALEHLQEYLGDRRGNFYLAYATGRSYHSARELQKQVGLMEPDYWLTAVGSEIYHPEGLDQHWADYLSEHWQRDILQAIADGFEALKPQSPLEQNPWKISYHLDPQACPTVIDQLTEMLKETGIPVQVIFSSGKDVDLLPQRSNKGNATQYLQQHLAMEPSQTLVCGDSGNDIGLFETSARGVIVRNAQPELLHWYDQWGDSRHYRAQSSHAGAILEAIAHFDFLS; encoded by the coding sequence ATGCGACAGTTATTGCTAATTTCTGACCTGGACAATACCTGGGTCGGAGATCAACAAGCCCTGGAACATTTGCAAGAATATCTAGGCGATCGCCGGGGAAATTTTTATTTGGCCTATGCCACGGGGCGTTCCTACCATTCCGCGAGGGAGTTGCAAAAACAGGTGGGACTCATGGAACCGGACTATTGGCTCACCGCGGTGGGGAGTGAAATTTACCATCCAGAAGGCCTGGACCAACATTGGGCTGATTACCTCTCTGAGCATTGGCAACGGGATATCCTCCAGGCGATCGCCGATGGTTTTGAGGCCTTAAAACCCCAATCTCCCTTGGAACAAAACCCATGGAAAATTAGCTATCATCTCGATCCCCAGGCTTGCCCCACCGTCATCGACCAATTAACGGAGATGTTGAAGGAAACCGGCATCCCGGTGCAGGTGATTTTCAGCAGTGGCAAAGATGTGGATTTATTGCCCCAACGGAGTAACAAAGGTAACGCCACCCAATATCTGCAACAACATTTAGCCATGGAGCCGTCTCAAACCCTGGTGTGTGGGGACTCCGGCAATGATATTGGCTTATTTGAAACTTCCGCTCGGGGTGTCATTGTCCGTAATGCCCAGCCGGAATTATTGCACTGGTATGACCAATGGGGGGATTCTCGTCATTATCGGGCCCAATCGAGCCATGCTGGCGCTATCCTAGAGGCGATCGCCCATTTCGATTTTTTGAGCTGA
- a CDS encoding STAS domain-containing protein, translated as MRGTLEVKEKLQIFRLTGLLDAFSEPTFRKVVSDHIEAGPPHVVLDLSTIDFIDSSGLGALVQVTKLSQNKQGSVQIVTNPRVTQTVKLVRLEKFLHLHNSLAEAIAATTEG; from the coding sequence TTGCGCGGGACATTAGAAGTCAAGGAAAAGTTACAAATCTTCCGTCTGACGGGTTTGTTGGACGCATTTTCCGAGCCTACCTTCCGTAAGGTAGTCAGCGATCACATCGAAGCAGGGCCTCCCCATGTGGTGCTGGACTTGTCCACCATTGATTTTATTGATAGCTCTGGCCTAGGAGCTTTGGTGCAGGTAACCAAACTTTCCCAAAACAAACAGGGAAGTGTACAGATTGTCACCAACCCTAGGGTTACCCAAACGGTAAAACTGGTGCGTTTGGAAAAATTCCTCCATCTCCATAATTCCCTGGCTGAGGCGATCGCCGCTACCACTGAGGGGTAA
- a CDS encoding Mini-ribonuclease 3 has protein sequence MTQFDDHPLWQSSLNPADAPAVQSLSPVALAYLGDAVFELYVRCCYLFPPRRIGDFHRRVVAQVRAEQQAQILTTLLPQLTDPEKEWVRRGRNAATSTSRRANPELYQAASGLETLLGYLYLRDARRLDELLALIELPDAAPR, from the coding sequence ATGACCCAGTTTGATGACCATCCCCTTTGGCAATCTTCCCTGAACCCCGCTGATGCCCCTGCGGTACAGTCCCTATCCCCCGTGGCCCTGGCCTATCTAGGAGATGCTGTTTTTGAACTTTATGTCCGTTGTTGTTATCTGTTTCCCCCCCGTCGCATAGGGGATTTTCACCGTCGGGTAGTGGCCCAAGTTCGAGCTGAACAACAGGCCCAAATTTTAACCACCCTTTTACCCCAATTAACCGACCCAGAAAAGGAATGGGTGCGTCGGGGTCGTAATGCCGCCACATCTACCTCCCGGCGAGCTAATCCCGAACTGTACCAGGCCGCCAGTGGTTTAGAAACTCTTTTAGGTTATTTATACCTCAGGGATGCCCGTCGACTAGATGAACTATTAGCCTTAATTGAACTGCCCGACGCCGCCCCCCGTTAG
- the rlmB gene encoding 23S rRNA (guanosine(2251)-2'-O)-methyltransferase RlmB, with protein sequence MTEMPKKKFSPRSARGDKPRYGEQKPKLKRSGDKPRFNDDQPQGFKEKSDRFQDKPRPRTNDDKPRRAGDKPSNFKSRFKDKDRDKPRYGDDRPRRSGQKPPFGKTFPAAPPPMDSEQAQEALDLLYGHHAVLAALDGDRQLNRIWITSHLRHDIRYRTKIQTAKANGTVVDEVDNFRLNQITHNANHQGIAAQVAPYHYWELGDLIDKAKSQSTAPVLIIIDSITDPHNLGAIIRTAEAFGAQGMVLPQRRVAGITSTVMKVAAGALEHFPVARVVNLSRALETLKESGFWIYGTVAGKQTALHQADLREPMGLVIGSEGEGLSLLTQKHCDHLITIPLAGKTPSLNASVAAAISLYEIFRQRGFDRPTLSHTASDLREVSED encoded by the coding sequence ATGACTGAAATGCCCAAGAAGAAATTTTCTCCCCGTTCTGCCCGTGGAGATAAGCCCCGCTATGGAGAGCAGAAACCCAAACTAAAGCGCAGTGGAGATAAACCCCGCTTTAACGATGACCAGCCCCAGGGTTTTAAAGAAAAATCCGATCGCTTCCAGGATAAGCCCCGTCCCCGGACCAACGACGATAAACCCCGACGGGCTGGGGATAAGCCCAGCAACTTTAAGAGTCGTTTTAAAGATAAAGACAGGGATAAACCCCGCTACGGTGACGATAGACCCCGGCGATCGGGCCAGAAGCCTCCCTTTGGCAAAACTTTTCCTGCTGCTCCCCCGCCGATGGACTCCGAGCAAGCCCAGGAAGCCTTGGATTTACTCTACGGCCACCATGCTGTTCTAGCGGCCCTAGACGGCGATCGCCAATTGAACCGCATTTGGATTACTTCCCATCTCCGCCACGACATCCGCTACCGCACTAAAATTCAAACCGCTAAGGCCAACGGCACGGTAGTGGATGAGGTCGATAATTTTCGCCTGAACCAAATCACCCACAACGCCAATCACCAAGGCATTGCCGCCCAAGTAGCCCCCTACCACTACTGGGAACTGGGGGATCTGATTGATAAAGCTAAAAGCCAAAGCACTGCTCCAGTTTTGATCATCATCGACAGCATCACCGATCCCCATAACCTGGGGGCAATTATTCGTACCGCCGAAGCGTTTGGGGCCCAGGGCATGGTGTTACCCCAACGGCGGGTAGCCGGGATCACTTCCACAGTGATGAAAGTGGCCGCTGGCGCCTTGGAACATTTCCCCGTGGCCCGGGTGGTAAATCTTAGCCGTGCGTTGGAAACATTGAAGGAGTCTGGCTTTTGGATCTATGGCACCGTAGCAGGGAAACAAACTGCTCTGCATCAAGCGGATTTGCGAGAACCCATGGGGTTAGTAATTGGCTCGGAAGGAGAGGGATTGAGCTTGCTCACCCAAAAACACTGTGACCATCTAATTACCATTCCTTTAGCCGGTAAAACCCCCAGTCTGAATGCTTCTGTGGCGGCGGCCATCAGTCTTTATGAAATTTTTCGCCAACGGGGTTTTGATCGCCCCACCCTATCCCACACTGCCTCCGACTTACGAGAAGTTTCCGAGGATTAG
- a CDS encoding DUF1816 domain-containing protein, whose amino-acid sequence MKELWIRVLSLLGMAHWVVISTGAPRCTYYFGPFARRSSAEKAQLGYLEDLRGEGAQDIQVTVKQCKPARLTIFDEAEELMPILSP is encoded by the coding sequence ATGAAAGAACTGTGGATCCGTGTTTTATCCTTGCTGGGCATGGCTCACTGGGTTGTAATTAGCACCGGCGCTCCTCGCTGTACCTATTATTTTGGCCCCTTTGCCCGCCGTAGTAGTGCGGAAAAAGCCCAGCTAGGCTACCTGGAGGATTTGCGGGGAGAAGGAGCCCAGGATATTCAGGTAACCGTCAAGCAATGTAAGCCCGCCCGCTTGACCATTTTTGATGAGGCAGAGGAGTTAATGCCTATCCTTTCTCCCTAG
- the cysS gene encoding cysteine--tRNA ligase — MTLRLYDSLTRAKQPLQPLHPGLVTMYCCGITVYDYCHLGHARTCITWDLVRRYLQWSGYEVRYVQNFTDIDDKILKRAVDESSTMEAVSEKFIAAYFEDMEALGVQPADLYPRATHTLDGIKRLIAELEAKGYAYPSGGDVYYSVRNFDGYGKLSGRRLEDLQAGASGRVTVADPDGAQKQDPFDFALWKSAKPGEPAWESPWGKGRPGWHIECSAMVREFLGETIDLHVGGNDLIFPHHENEIAQSEAVTGQPLAQYWLHNGMVKVDGEKMSKSLGNFTTIRALLKTVDPMAIRLLVLQGHYRKPLDFTETAIAAATNGWHTLREGLQFGYDYGGDFGWELAFTPLGPDANQWTVAFQEAVDDDFNFAGGLAVMFELAKHLRSEGNKLKFEGSTPADLDLLQTQWITLVSLAEILGLSINPESQSSNDNGLTDGDIEQLVAQRTQARKDKNWAEGDRLRDVLQEAGITLVDKPGGLTEWFR, encoded by the coding sequence ATGACCCTGCGCCTGTACGATTCCCTCACCCGAGCCAAACAACCCCTGCAACCTCTCCACCCTGGCCTGGTGACAATGTACTGTTGCGGCATCACCGTCTATGACTATTGCCACCTAGGCCACGCCCGTACCTGCATTACCTGGGATTTGGTGCGTCGTTACCTGCAATGGTCGGGTTATGAGGTGCGCTATGTGCAAAATTTCACTGATATTGACGACAAAATCCTCAAACGGGCAGTGGACGAAAGCTCCACCATGGAGGCGGTGTCAGAAAAATTTATCGCCGCCTATTTTGAAGATATGGAAGCGTTGGGAGTGCAACCAGCGGATCTTTACCCCAGGGCTACCCACACCCTAGATGGCATTAAAAGGTTAATTGCGGAGTTGGAAGCTAAGGGCTACGCCTATCCCAGCGGTGGAGATGTCTATTACTCAGTGCGTAATTTTGACGGCTACGGCAAGCTCTCTGGACGCAGGCTAGAGGATTTGCAGGCGGGGGCCAGCGGCCGGGTGACAGTGGCCGATCCCGATGGAGCCCAAAAACAGGACCCGTTTGATTTCGCCTTATGGAAAAGCGCTAAACCGGGGGAACCGGCCTGGGAATCTCCTTGGGGTAAGGGGCGGCCGGGCTGGCACATTGAATGTTCCGCCATGGTGAGGGAATTTTTAGGGGAAACTATTGATCTACATGTGGGGGGCAATGATTTAATTTTTCCCCACCACGAAAATGAAATTGCCCAATCGGAGGCGGTGACGGGTCAACCCCTGGCCCAGTATTGGCTCCATAACGGCATGGTGAAGGTAGATGGAGAAAAAATGTCCAAATCCCTGGGGAACTTCACCACCATTCGGGCTTTGCTAAAAACCGTTGACCCCATGGCAATCAGACTTTTGGTTCTCCAAGGTCATTACCGTAAACCGCTAGATTTCACCGAGACGGCGATCGCCGCCGCCACTAATGGTTGGCACACGCTAAGGGAAGGTTTGCAATTTGGCTATGACTACGGTGGAGATTTTGGCTGGGAGTTGGCATTTACCCCCCTAGGCCCCGACGCGAACCAATGGACGGTGGCATTCCAGGAGGCGGTGGACGATGACTTTAATTTTGCCGGTGGTTTGGCCGTAATGTTTGAATTGGCCAAGCATCTACGGTCTGAGGGCAATAAATTAAAATTTGAGGGGTCCACCCCCGCCGATCTGGATTTGTTGCAAACCCAATGGATTACTTTGGTCAGTCTGGCAGAGATTCTGGGTTTAAGTATTAATCCCGAGTCCCAATCTAGCAACGATAATGGTTTGACTGATGGGGATATTGAACAACTGGTGGCCCAACGCACCCAAGCCCGAAAAGATAAAAACTGGGCCGAAGGCGATCGCCTCAGGGATGTGCTGCAGGAAGCGGGGATCACATTGGTGGATAAACCCGGTGGGCTAACGGAATGGTTCCGCTAG
- a CDS encoding Maf family nucleotide pyrophosphatase, producing MPPTFVLASASPARKRLLEMAGISPLVAVSHFDESSLAADNTVALVEALAKAKAGTVASKFADALVLGCDSLLLVNGQTYGKPESPAVAIARWQTMRGQVGELYTGHALIDRTQNRCLCQTGLTKVHFADVDDDTIQAYVGSGEPLQCAGAFALEGKGGMLINKLDGCSSNVIGLSLPILRSLLQRLGYSLKDFW from the coding sequence ATGCCTCCAACTTTTGTTCTTGCTTCTGCTTCCCCCGCCCGCAAACGTTTGCTGGAAATGGCCGGCATTAGCCCCCTAGTGGCCGTGAGCCATTTCGATGAATCTTCCTTAGCCGCCGACAACACAGTGGCCCTGGTGGAAGCTCTGGCCAAGGCTAAAGCAGGAACGGTGGCCAGTAAATTCGCTGATGCCCTCGTCCTCGGCTGTGATTCCCTTTTATTGGTTAATGGTCAAACCTACGGTAAACCAGAGTCGCCCGCGGTGGCGATCGCCCGTTGGCAAACCATGCGGGGTCAGGTGGGGGAACTGTACACGGGCCATGCCTTGATTGACCGCACCCAAAACCGTTGCCTGTGCCAAACGGGGTTAACCAAAGTTCATTTTGCTGATGTGGATGACGACACCATCCAAGCCTACGTGGGTAGTGGGGAACCCCTCCAATGTGCTGGGGCGTTTGCCCTGGAAGGCAAAGGGGGAATGTTAATTAATAAACTGGATGGTTGTTCCAGCAACGTGATTGGCCTGAGCTTGCCCATTCTGCGGTCATTGTTGCAACGGTTGGGTTACTCCCTTAAAGATTTTTGGTAA